The Rhizobium sp. ZPR4 DNA segment GCTGCCCGGCCGGGCCTTCGGCGATGGTATAGGGCACGGACGACTTCGACAGGAAAGACGTGGCGATGTCGCACGAATTGTTGAACTTGGCGGTGCCGACCGGATTGAACTGGAAGGTACAATCGTTGGGCGCTGCCGTCACCGTGGCCCGGATGGTTTGCTCCGCTTGGGCGAGCGCCGGATTTGCGGCGTGGGTCAGCGCCTTGAACAGCGGGAAGTAGGTCAGGATTGCAAGCGCAAGACCCGCCATGATGATCGGCTTGCGACCGATCTTGTCGGACAGCCAGCCGAAGACTACGAAGAAGCCGCTGCCGATCAGAAGTGCGATCGCGATCATGATGTTGACCGACTGGCCATCGACCTTCAGCACGCTTTGCAGGAAGAACAGCGAATAGAACTGGCCCGCATACCAGACGACCGCCTGACCGGCGGTAAGGCCAAGCAGGGCGATCAAGGCGATCTTCGCATTCTTCCACTGACCGAAGGCTTCGGAGAGCGGAGCCTTGGAGCCCTTCCCTTCTTCCTTCATCTTCTTGAACGCTGGCGATTCACTGAGTGACAGTCGTATCCAGACGGAGATGGCAAGCAGAACGCAGGAGAGAAGGAAGGGGATGCGCCAGCCCCAGGCGGCAAATGCATCCTTGCCGACGGCGTTCTGTACGACGAGAACGACGATCAGCGACAGGAACAGGCCGAGCGTCGCAGTCGTCTGTATCCAGGACGTATAATAACCGCGCTTGTTGTCCGGCGCGTGCTCGGCGACATAAGTCGCAGCACCACCGTATTCGCCGCCGAGCGCCAGACCCTGCAATAGGCGAAGGATGATGAGGATGACCGGTGCGATGATGCCCCAGCTCGCCGAGCCGGGAAGGACGCCGACCAGAAAGGTCGAAAGGCCCATGATCAGGATCGTGACGAGGAAGGTATATTTGCGTCCCACGAGGTCGCCGATCCGTCCGAAGACGAGGGCGCCGAACGGCCGCACAAGGAAGCCCGCGGCGAAGGCCAGCAAAGCGAAAATATTGCGGGTTGCTTCCGGATAGTCGCTGAAGAAAGCTGTACCGATGAAGGCAACCAGCGCTCCATAAAGATAGAAGTCATACCATTCGAACACGGTTCCGAGGGAGGATGCGAAGATGACCTTCTTCTCCTCCCTGGTCATGCCTCGGCCGTTCGTCTCGGCCACGGACGTGGTTGCCATGAATCAATCCTCCCAATTGCACCAGGGACATGGTCAAAAAGACCCGTGTCATGTCCCCCATAATGACGTTACGCAGGACTTTCCTGCCGATGGGCGCGGAAAGTCGCGCCAGTGGATGCTCTCCTGATTTCCTCCCCCAGGAGATCAAGCACCTGATGCATGTGCGAGTGTTGGCTAAAAATTGAAAATTGCAATGGCTGCAACCGCTGCCGCTTATGGAAATCTGTGTGTAAGTATCAAGAAATATGAATATGTCATTGCCCTGCGCGACGGGAGCGCTTTATCGCCGGGAAAGGCCATGCCGGACGCGGTGAAATATGAAGCACCCGGTATGGTTCGTAGATGTGAGTCCAGACCGTTTCTGGCCTGTTTCATGCCGCCTGCAGCTGCAGGCGCCGCATTGGTGGGAAGGCAAGCGCGATGGCAGCCGCCCCCAATCCCACCATCGATGAGCCGATGAAGAGCCAGGAATAATTCGCGAAGGTATCGAATATCCAGCCGCCGATCAAAGGGCCGGCCGCCATGCCGATGCTCGAGAGCATCGAGGCTGCGCCGAAGACGGTGCCGATGACGCGGGGTCCGAAATATTCGCGTGCGAGCACGGCATAGAGCGGCATGACGCCGCCATAGGCACTTCCGAAGATGACCGCCAGCGCATAGAACTCGCCAAGTTCGCTGACCAGCAGATAGGTGGCAAGTGCCGCCGCCTGCACCAGCAGGCCGGCGACCAGCACTGGCTTGACGCCGAGCCGGTCCGCCAGCGTTCCATAAAGAAGGCGGCCACCAAGACCCGCGAGGCCCTCGACGCTATAGATGCTGACGGCGGCCATCGGCCCGACGCCGCAGATGGTGGCGTAGCTGACCATATGGAAGATCG contains these protein-coding regions:
- a CDS encoding MFS transporter is translated as MATTSVAETNGRGMTREEKKVIFASSLGTVFEWYDFYLYGALVAFIGTAFFSDYPEATRNIFALLAFAAGFLVRPFGALVFGRIGDLVGRKYTFLVTILIMGLSTFLVGVLPGSASWGIIAPVILIILRLLQGLALGGEYGGAATYVAEHAPDNKRGYYTSWIQTTATLGLFLSLIVVLVVQNAVGKDAFAAWGWRIPFLLSCVLLAISVWIRLSLSESPAFKKMKEEGKGSKAPLSEAFGQWKNAKIALIALLGLTAGQAVVWYAGQFYSLFFLQSVLKVDGQSVNIMIAIALLIGSGFFVVFGWLSDKIGRKPIIMAGLALAILTYFPLFKALTHAANPALAQAEQTIRATVTAAPNDCTFQFNPVGTAKFNNSCDIATSFLSKSSVPYTIAEGPAGQPATVKVGDATITSYDATAAGAGAAAKSAVFTHDMNLALQKAGFPLARDPAKVPDAKLDAFIAANPELALNAATVRAGDKTVTPVADLVKAKLLTADQAGGATDMPVYTIANGGAFKMVADPAAINWPLTILILTILVIYVTMVYGPIAAILVEMFPTRIRYTGMSLPYHIGNGWFGGLLPATVFAMSAAKGDIYYGLWYPIAIAAMTLVIGLIFVRETKGVDLNSIK